In Chitinophaga sp. HK235, a single window of DNA contains:
- a CDS encoding serine hydrolase gives MQKTSLFVLLLLPFMTFAQLKKKPDARLQQGLQQIADNFKGTAGIYVQHLQTGKWASINGDTIFPTASIVKIPLLVGLFNKIDKGELGYHQSMVYRDSSRYGGSGLMQFFKDSAVTEVSVLAALMMAYSDNTTSLWNQQLAGGGASVNQLLEQYGLKDTRVNSRTPGREDNRKMYGWGQTTPREMSTLLAKIFRGEVISRAASERMYRLMTKGYYDEQALTQIPPYVQAAAKTGSVDESRSEVVLVNAPHGDYVFYVGTKNIKDQRWDADNEAVEMIRAVSAYLWKHFEPKNTWTPVFRKDKF, from the coding sequence ATGCAAAAAACAAGTCTCTTTGTATTACTGTTGTTACCTTTTATGACCTTTGCCCAGCTGAAGAAGAAGCCTGACGCCCGGTTACAGCAAGGATTACAACAAATCGCAGATAATTTCAAAGGTACTGCCGGTATATACGTGCAGCATCTGCAGACAGGCAAATGGGCTTCCATCAACGGAGATACGATTTTCCCGACGGCCAGTATCGTAAAGATTCCACTGCTGGTGGGCTTATTCAATAAAATAGACAAGGGAGAGCTGGGATACCATCAGTCGATGGTGTACCGTGACTCCAGCCGGTATGGCGGTTCAGGACTGATGCAGTTCTTTAAAGACAGCGCTGTTACGGAAGTGAGTGTACTGGCTGCCCTGATGATGGCTTACAGCGATAATACCACTTCTCTCTGGAACCAGCAACTGGCGGGCGGTGGCGCATCAGTGAATCAACTGCTGGAACAATATGGGTTAAAAGACACCCGTGTCAACTCCCGTACACCCGGAAGGGAAGATAACCGTAAAATGTACGGCTGGGGCCAAACCACACCCCGTGAAATGTCGACCCTGCTGGCCAAAATTTTCCGTGGAGAAGTGATCAGCCGTGCGGCCAGTGAGAGAATGTACCGCCTGATGACCAAAGGATACTATGATGAACAGGCCCTCACCCAGATTCCACCCTATGTACAGGCGGCTGCAAAAACAGGATCTGTGGATGAATCCAGATCAGAAGTGGTACTGGTCAATGCACCACATGGAGATTATGTTTTTTATGTAGGCACCAAAAACATCAAAGACCAGCGCTGGGATGCTGATAATGAAGCAGTGGAGATGATCAGAGCAGTTTCAGCCTACCTGTGGAAACACTTTGAGCCTAAAAACACGTGGACACCGGTTTTCCGCAAGGATAAATTCTGA
- a CDS encoding alpha/beta fold hydrolase, translated as MLKEIIVRGVSLKVKYKEEAAKRPTIVFLHDSLGCIDLWRDFPEKLGKEIHCNILVYDRQGYGQSDPFTDLPRNNDYLEKEADVLHELIQQTGIQQAILFGHSDGASIALIAAAKYPAAIIGVITEGAHIFVEDITLKGIRDAVVAYRTTNLKEKLSRYHGAKTDVVFAAWADTWLSKTFKSWNIENFLPQITCPVLVIQGEHDEFGSIKQVTGIINQVLGKSTQLIMSSVGHTPHKDAVNEVLYHVTAFVKNVYTIP; from the coding sequence ATGTTAAAAGAGATCATCGTCAGGGGGGTATCACTCAAAGTAAAATACAAGGAGGAAGCAGCGAAGAGGCCAACGATCGTTTTTTTGCACGATTCGCTGGGGTGTATTGATTTGTGGCGTGATTTTCCGGAAAAACTGGGAAAAGAAATCCATTGCAACATACTGGTCTATGACCGGCAGGGATATGGACAATCAGACCCATTCACAGACCTGCCCAGAAATAATGATTACCTCGAAAAGGAAGCTGATGTTTTGCATGAGCTGATCCAACAGACCGGTATTCAGCAGGCGATTTTATTTGGTCATAGTGATGGTGCTTCCATCGCGCTGATAGCAGCTGCCAAATATCCGGCTGCTATCATAGGGGTGATTACGGAAGGTGCTCATATTTTTGTGGAGGATATTACGCTTAAAGGCATCAGGGATGCTGTAGTAGCTTATCGCACTACCAACCTGAAGGAAAAACTGTCCCGGTATCACGGTGCCAAAACGGACGTTGTATTTGCAGCCTGGGCGGATACCTGGCTCTCCAAAACATTTAAATCCTGGAATATAGAAAATTTTCTCCCGCAGATCACCTGCCCGGTATTGGTGATTCAGGGTGAACACGATGAGTTTGGAAGCATAAAACAGGTTACAGGAATTATTAATCAGGTGTTAGGAAAATCTACTCAACTAATCATGTCTTCTGTTGGACATACACCACATAAAGATGCTGTAAATGAAGTTCTGTACCATGTTACAGCGTTTGTAAAAAACGTATATACTATACCGTAG